In the genome of Thunnus maccoyii chromosome 15, fThuMac1.1, whole genome shotgun sequence, one region contains:
- the LOC121913185 gene encoding zinc finger protein 771-like: MCAVQLLRVSVHERISAAAEDFLLQVEKGEETAEIPLRALLTERLTAAAEEIVGLLEETVAEYEDRVERSEREICRQRRLLDAVLKPEVKLLRAEVQMTSYPESPGGDASERPVFEVEEVKVEDEEDGDEDSQQDPAFSPCLDRAVRSSGVTGGSPGGELRAPAGGRVKKVYECEVCLKSFDRPCRLRIHQRNHTGEKPFECPDCDKRFKSKALLSAHRRTHGGERRFCCHECGKCFLQRQALVEHMRTHSGERPFNCHLCSLRFFAKSHLKRHLLTHTGERRHQCVECGKCYRRKEYLSSHMRAHSGERPFSCRDCGRSYRERSRLRLHLRTHTGDSKRYTCTLCGLGVVSANHLQRHMQTHSGEQPHRCPDCGKRFGRKDKMKEHMRIHTGEKPYQCSQCHLRFRWRAALNTHSHTHSEEQEAL; encoded by the exons atgtgcGCCGTGCAGCTGCTGCGGGTGTCGGTACATGAGCGGATCAGCGCTGCCGCTGAAGACTTTCTGCTGCAGGtggaaaaaggagaagaaacgGCAGAAATCCCGCTGAGAGCGCTGCTCACCGAGCGGCTAACGGCGGCTGCGGAGGAGATCGTCGGTCTGTTGGAGGAAACCGTGGCGGAGTACGAAGACAGAGTGGAGCGGTCAGAGCGGGAGATCTGCCGCCAGAGGAGGCTGCTCGATGCCGTGCTGAAGCCCGAAGTCAAGCTGCTCAGAGCAG agGTGCAGATGACCAGTTACCCAGAATCCCCTGGGGGCGACGCCTCTGAGCGGCCAGTCTTCGAGGTGGAGGAGGTTAAAGtagaggatgaggaggacgGTGATGAAGACTCTCAGCAGGATCCAGCCTTCAGTCCTTGTCTGGACAGAGCGGTTAGGAGCAGTGGGGTGACAGGAGGAAGCCCAGGTGGCGAGCTGAGAGCTCCGGCGGGCGGCAGAGTGAAGAAGGTTTATGAGTGCGAGGTGTGTTTGAAAAGCTTCGACCGGCCGTGTCGTCTGAGGATCCACCAGAGGAACCACACAGGCGAGAAACCGTTCGAGTGTCCCGACTGCGACAAACGCTTCAAGAGTAAAGCGCTGCTGTCGGCGCACCGCAGGACGCACGGCGGCGAGCGGCGCTTCTGCTGCCACGAGTGCGGGAAGTGTTTCCTGCAGAGGCAGGCGCTGGTGGAGCACATGAGGACGCACAGCGGCGAGAGGCCCTTTAACTGTCACCTCTGCAGCCTGCGCTTCTTCGCCAAGAGCCACCTGAAGCGCCACCTGCTGACCCACACGGGTGAGCGGCGGCACCAGTGCGTGGAGTGCGGGAAGTGCTACCGCAGGAAGGAGTACCTGAGCAGCCACATGAGGGCGCACAGCGGGGAGCGGCCGTTCAGCTGCAGGGACTGCGGCCGCAGCTACAGAGAGCGCAGCCGCCTGCGGCTGCACCTGCGGACTCACACCGGAGACAGTAAACGCTACACCTGCACGCTCTGCGGCCTGGGCGTGGTGTCGGCCAAtcacctgcagagacacatgCAGACGCACAGCGGCGAGCAGCCGCACCGCTGCCCCGACTGCGGCAAACGTTTCGGACGCAAAGACAAGATGAAGGAGCACATGAGGATCCACACCGGAGAGAAACCGTACCAGTGCTCCCAGTGTCACCTGAGGTTCAGGTGGAGGGCGGCGCTCAACACTCACAGCCACACCCACTCAGAGGAACAGGAAGCCCTCTGA